The following are from one region of the Carnobacterium gallinarum DSM 4847 genome:
- a CDS encoding PTS transporter subunit IIC yields the protein MEILKSAIEWFIGLGGTYFVPIVMLIIGLCCKAGFKVSIKSALLIGIGLTGLNMITDFSVQAMQPITQKLSEQLNADFSIVDIGYGSVTAAWSWPGVPWVILGIVVINIILVSLRLTSTLWVDMWNIWHGQALGVMFWAFTGSITLGIIVGIGTLVLSMFLADFHAKKFQEFNHLEGVTVPAPSATFPATFAFFAMKIINIIPGLNKVKASSSDIKEKFGLLGENSVIGALLGVIIGLVSRISIAEIIQLSIKLAAILVILPAMLQFVADGILPITDNLASFMRDRFKGRKLNIAVDPVLLLSDPSVMSTVIIMYPIAIFVSALLPGNNFLPVASLAALPYWIGGMAPYTKGNIVYNVILTTIWIIPTTLVATSLAGLTTGAAELTNILGDNIAAGTLVSAWDEGGNLLMWVIVKISELIGFG from the coding sequence TTGGAAATTTTAAAATCTGCAATTGAATGGTTTATCGGCTTAGGTGGAACTTATTTTGTTCCAATTGTGATGTTAATTATTGGATTATGCTGTAAAGCTGGCTTTAAAGTCAGTATCAAAAGTGCTCTCTTGATTGGAATTGGGTTAACTGGTTTAAATATGATCACTGATTTTTCGGTGCAAGCGATGCAACCTATTACTCAAAAGCTTTCGGAACAATTAAATGCTGATTTTTCAATCGTTGATATTGGGTATGGTAGTGTTACCGCTGCTTGGAGTTGGCCAGGTGTACCGTGGGTCATTCTAGGAATTGTGGTCATTAATATTATTTTAGTTTCTCTGCGCTTAACATCAACTTTATGGGTAGATATGTGGAATATTTGGCATGGTCAAGCTCTTGGCGTCATGTTCTGGGCATTTACTGGAAGTATTACTTTAGGAATTATTGTTGGAATTGGAACGTTAGTTCTATCAATGTTTTTAGCCGATTTTCATGCAAAGAAATTTCAGGAATTTAATCATCTGGAGGGAGTAACCGTTCCTGCACCATCAGCAACATTCCCAGCAACGTTTGCTTTTTTTGCAATGAAGATTATCAACATTATTCCGGGATTAAATAAAGTCAAAGCATCATCAAGTGATATTAAGGAAAAGTTTGGTCTTTTAGGAGAAAATAGTGTTATCGGGGCATTATTAGGCGTTATTATTGGGCTTGTTAGCCGTATTAGTATAGCAGAAATTATTCAATTATCGATTAAATTAGCAGCTATTTTAGTCATTCTACCAGCAATGTTACAATTTGTAGCTGATGGAATTTTACCGATTACGGATAATTTGGCTAGCTTTATGAGAGACCGATTTAAAGGGCGTAAATTAAATATTGCAGTGGATCCAGTGTTATTATTGTCAGACCCATCGGTTATGTCAACCGTGATTATTATGTATCCAATTGCTATTTTTGTATCAGCTTTATTGCCGGGAAATAATTTTCTACCGGTAGCGAGTCTTGCAGCTTTGCCTTATTGGATTGGTGGAATGGCCCCTTATACGAAGGGAAATATTGTGTATAATGTCATTCTAACTACAATTTGGATTATTCCAACAACTTTAGTAGCAACGTCATTAGCTGGATTAACGACAGGAGCGGCAGAATTAACCAATATTCTTGGAGACAATATCGCTGCTGGAACCCTAGTCAGTGCGTGGGATGAAGGTGGAAATCTACTGATGTGGGT
- a CDS encoding class I fructose-bisphosphate aldolase — MVKVTNQVGKELRISRFLNPKSQRTVMVAYAHGILLGPIKGMETNEEIKKQTETLRKSDAILMPMGFLPYCQPLFEGKDAPEMIALYDWQSVSRPSQHLGYNEGSIEPVTSIERVLASGATGVMTYLFIGFDDPEMEAKEMRRNYEVNELCQKYGLIHIIEPRVVKNKETNPDGTMKLELMKVHTRMAAELGADFIKVKYPDTPERLKELQDISPAPLLIAGGSKIADADAEKMAAASISAGTAGIVFGRNIYQAEDPAKALDTFLTIVHETN; from the coding sequence ATGGTAAAAGTAACAAATCAAGTTGGGAAAGAGTTACGTATTAGTCGGTTTTTAAATCCAAAGTCACAACGAACAGTTATGGTAGCGTATGCACATGGGATTTTACTGGGACCGATTAAAGGGATGGAGACCAATGAAGAGATCAAAAAGCAAACAGAAACATTACGAAAATCTGATGCAATCCTAATGCCGATGGGCTTTTTACCTTATTGCCAGCCGTTATTTGAAGGGAAAGATGCACCAGAAATGATTGCTTTATATGATTGGCAAAGTGTCAGCCGTCCTAGTCAGCATCTTGGTTACAATGAGGGAAGCATTGAACCCGTTACGTCGATTGAACGTGTCTTAGCAAGTGGAGCAACGGGTGTGATGACCTATTTATTTATTGGATTTGATGATCCAGAGATGGAAGCGAAAGAGATGCGTCGTAACTATGAAGTGAATGAGCTTTGTCAAAAATATGGACTGATTCATATTATTGAACCTCGGGTGGTTAAAAATAAAGAAACCAATCCTGATGGAACGATGAAGTTAGAATTAATGAAAGTTCATACTAGAATGGCAGCTGAATTAGGGGCTGATTTTATTAAAGTGAAATATCCAGATACACCTGAACGTCTAAAAGAGTTACAGGATATTAGTCCGGCTCCGCTATTGATTGCTGGCGGTTCGAAAATCGCAGATGCAGATGCTGAAAAAATGGCAGCGGCTTCGATTTCAGCAGGCACAGCAGGAATTGTTTTTGGGCGGAATATTTATCAAGCAGAAGATCCTGCCAAAGCACTAGATACATTCTTAACTATTGTTCATGAAACGAATTAG
- a CDS encoding glycoside hydrolase family 13 protein, whose amino-acid sequence MEHKKWWKEAIVYQIYPKSFQDSNGDGLGDIQGIIQRLDYLKALGITVIWLCPVYKSPMDDGGYDIADYYSVDPMFGTNEELDELIQKAAELEIKIVMDLVINHTSDEHAWFQEALNDPTSKYRDYYIFKEGVNGLPPNNWRSYFGSSAWEKVPNEDNMFYLHAFTKKQPDLNWENPEVREDLYDMVNYWLEKGLGGFRIDAILNVKKRIELGNFEADGEDGLVFIGDWILNQPGIEVWLKELNERTFKLHNSMTVAEADVPDERLAEYIGEDGFFSMVFDFSYTDIDVPETGEWFKFSNWTLDELRENIFANQLVTQEKGWGALYLENHDQPRSINKYIPEKDINEYSKKMLGTLFMFLRGTPFIYQGQELGMTNIHMDSLAEYDDIATHDQYKRARLAGISHEEAFAGMNRRSRDNSRTPMQWDHTKNAGFSTSDQTWLKVNPNYQDINADNQQTEDTLLSYYKKMITLRTTAPYKNVLTYGNFSPITGTTPAIIAYERKLDGQSVLVLINFSDQSVAYPVDPLFTQVVLNNYQDAIAISTDEIQLQPYQSLVLANF is encoded by the coding sequence ATGGAGCATAAAAAGTGGTGGAAAGAGGCGATTGTCTATCAGATTTATCCAAAAAGCTTTCAGGATAGCAACGGAGATGGTTTAGGAGACATTCAAGGCATTATCCAACGTTTGGATTATTTAAAAGCATTAGGAATTACGGTCATCTGGCTATGTCCAGTTTACAAGTCGCCGATGGACGATGGTGGCTATGATATCGCAGATTATTATTCGGTTGATCCAATGTTTGGTACGAATGAAGAGTTAGATGAGTTGATTCAAAAAGCGGCTGAGCTAGAGATTAAAATCGTGATGGATTTAGTTATTAATCATACGTCTGACGAACATGCTTGGTTTCAAGAAGCCTTAAACGATCCAACAAGTAAGTATCGCGACTATTACATTTTTAAAGAAGGCGTGAACGGGTTACCACCTAATAATTGGCGTTCTTATTTCGGTAGTTCGGCTTGGGAAAAGGTACCTAATGAAGACAATATGTTTTATTTGCATGCTTTTACTAAAAAGCAGCCTGATTTAAATTGGGAAAACCCTGAAGTGAGAGAAGATTTGTACGACATGGTGAATTACTGGCTAGAAAAAGGTCTCGGCGGTTTCCGAATTGACGCGATTTTAAATGTTAAGAAAAGGATTGAGCTAGGGAATTTTGAAGCTGATGGTGAAGATGGTTTAGTATTTATTGGCGACTGGATTTTGAATCAACCAGGAATCGAAGTCTGGCTGAAAGAATTAAATGAAAGAACGTTTAAATTACACAACAGTATGACGGTTGCTGAAGCAGATGTTCCAGATGAACGTTTGGCAGAATATATTGGCGAAGATGGATTCTTTAGCATGGTATTTGATTTTAGCTATACCGATATTGACGTACCTGAAACAGGTGAATGGTTTAAATTTAGCAATTGGACATTGGATGAACTGCGGGAAAATATCTTTGCTAATCAGCTAGTTACACAAGAAAAAGGTTGGGGAGCTTTATATCTGGAAAATCACGATCAACCAAGATCGATTAACAAATACATTCCTGAGAAGGATATCAACGAGTATAGTAAAAAAATGCTAGGCACATTATTTATGTTCTTACGAGGGACACCTTTTATTTATCAAGGACAAGAGCTAGGCATGACCAATATTCACATGGATTCATTGGCTGAATACGACGACATCGCCACTCACGATCAGTATAAACGTGCTCGTTTAGCAGGAATTAGCCATGAAGAAGCCTTTGCTGGTATGAATCGTCGTAGTCGTGATAATTCGCGAACACCGATGCAATGGGATCACACAAAAAATGCTGGATTTTCAACTTCAGATCAGACTTGGTTAAAGGTGAATCCTAACTACCAAGACATCAATGCAGATAATCAACAAACTGAGGATACGCTTCTAAGCTATTATAAAAAAATGATTACATTACGTACAACCGCTCCATATAAAAACGTGCTAACTTATGGCAATTTCAGTCCAATTACAGGGACGACACCAGCAATCATTGCCTATGAACGCAAGCTTGATGGACAAAGCGTACTGGTTTTGATTAATTTCTCAGATCAATCTGTAGCTTATCCAGTTGATCCACTATTTACACAAGTAGTATTGAATAATTATCAAGATGCTATAGCCATTAGTACAGATGAAATTCAGTTACAGCCTTATCAGAGTCTGGTTCTGGCAAATTTTTAA
- a CDS encoding carbohydrate ABC transporter permease, translating into MKLQKNLNKIIFFTMCALLFVLYVFPFLLILLNSFKTRLEVVADPLSLPKSFSFANFIEAYQTMNYGSAVLNSLIVTVISVTIIIIFSSMLAYFLVRWNWKINKVIFMALVASMIIPFQSVMIPFVTIFGNLNLLNSRGMLIYFYLGFGISMATFMFHGFIKNIPVELEEAAIIDGANKFQVFFKIVMPMLKPTTATIAILDVLWVWNDYLLPSLVLVNDDVRTLPLSTFYFFGKYTANYNVAMAALVLVLLPVLIFYFVMQKKIISGVVDGAIK; encoded by the coding sequence ATGAAATTACAGAAAAATCTAAATAAAATCATTTTCTTTACGATGTGTGCCTTGTTATTTGTCTTATACGTTTTTCCATTTTTATTGATTCTATTAAATTCTTTTAAAACACGATTAGAAGTAGTAGCTGATCCGTTATCTTTACCAAAAAGCTTTAGTTTTGCGAATTTTATTGAAGCGTATCAAACGATGAATTATGGATCAGCCGTATTGAATTCATTAATCGTTACAGTCATTTCAGTGACGATTATTATCATTTTTTCATCGATGCTAGCCTACTTTTTAGTTCGTTGGAACTGGAAGATTAACAAAGTTATTTTTATGGCACTTGTTGCATCTATGATTATCCCGTTTCAATCTGTTATGATTCCCTTTGTCACTATTTTTGGAAATTTAAATTTATTGAACAGCCGTGGTATGTTGATTTATTTTTATTTAGGCTTTGGAATTAGCATGGCAACGTTTATGTTTCATGGCTTTATTAAAAATATTCCAGTGGAATTAGAGGAAGCCGCAATTATTGATGGCGCCAATAAATTTCAAGTATTCTTTAAAATCGTGATGCCGATGCTAAAACCAACAACAGCGACGATTGCGATTTTAGATGTCCTTTGGGTGTGGAATGACTACCTACTTCCCTCGTTAGTATTAGTAAATGATGACGTACGGACACTACCCTTATCGACTTTTTACTTCTTTGGGAAATACACGGCAAATTACAATGTCGCAATGGCAGCGTTAGTCTTAGTTCTCTTGCCAGTCTTGATTTTCTATTTTGTGATGCAAAAGAAAATTATTTCTGGTGTTGTAGACGGAGCAATTAAATAA
- a CDS encoding YhfZ family protein, producing MQLSKKNEVQKILAKKFFVTKIGERIATISDLQKELGVGTGTIQSAIKEFESLGVVQIKAQPRYGTVLEDKNMGQLWQYLQKNNIVGLMPSPISLEMQGLAMGLREEFHKQGIPLILVYGYGSSVRFDKILSEVSEEDFVVSSVGSAIDRQKTAEQLEMSLKFGAHSFYEKDSLVIVSNRPILDKNEKLRIGIDYRSYDHMILTKAIFPNQEYVSVDVEYENVPLKVTKGEIDCAIWHKTKQTNLVISESIYLTDIDLDQSITEEISEAVLTINHENEITRAVLEHIDLTNVHKIQTAVISEKVNPIY from the coding sequence ATGCAATTAAGTAAAAAAAATGAAGTTCAAAAAATATTGGCTAAAAAATTCTTTGTAACAAAAATTGGTGAGCGAATTGCGACGATTAGTGATTTACAAAAGGAATTAGGCGTAGGTACAGGAACCATTCAAAGTGCGATCAAAGAGTTTGAAAGCTTAGGTGTAGTTCAAATCAAAGCGCAACCGCGTTATGGAACGGTGTTAGAAGATAAAAATATGGGACAGCTGTGGCAATATTTGCAGAAAAATAATATCGTCGGATTGATGCCTAGCCCGATTAGTTTAGAAATGCAAGGACTTGCTATGGGATTAAGAGAAGAGTTTCACAAACAGGGGATTCCTTTAATTTTAGTCTATGGTTATGGCTCAAGTGTACGTTTTGATAAGATTTTATCTGAGGTTTCAGAGGAAGATTTTGTTGTTTCATCAGTGGGTTCAGCAATTGATCGACAAAAAACGGCAGAGCAATTAGAGATGTCTTTAAAATTCGGAGCTCATTCTTTTTACGAGAAAGATTCATTAGTTATTGTTTCAAATCGTCCAATTTTAGATAAAAATGAAAAGTTGAGAATCGGCATTGATTATCGGTCGTACGATCACATGATTTTAACGAAAGCAATTTTCCCGAATCAAGAATATGTTAGTGTAGATGTGGAATATGAAAATGTTCCGTTGAAGGTAACTAAAGGAGAGATTGATTGCGCTATTTGGCATAAAACAAAGCAAACAAACTTAGTGATTAGTGAGTCGATTTACTTAACAGATATTGATTTAGATCAGTCTATCACTGAAGAAATTTCAGAAGCAGTTTTAACTATTAATCATGAAAATGAGATTACAAGAGCAGTCCTAGAACATATTGATCTGACGAATGTTCATAAGATTCAAACAGCAGTCATTTCTGAGAAAGTCAATCCAATTTATTAA
- a CDS encoding carbohydrate ABC transporter permease, with product MYSEKKLIDKIKVFGIFAAIPVFVFLTVVIIPFVVGIFMTVTNSTGTNISTEFVGFKNYLDAFSDPKFLESIILTFKYTFWSLILTNLIAFVLALLVTSGFKGQNFFRMGFFTPNLIGGVILGFIWQFVFSRILVYLGTSFDIGLFNGSWLADPDKSLWALIIVGIWQNSGYMMLLYIAGLSGIPKSLIEAAELDGANSWQILQKIKLPMMLPSFTISIFLTLQRSFMVYDTNLSLTKGGPYRSTELISMHVYNDAFLYQNYGMGQAKAIILFVIVATIALTQVAVMKRKEVEA from the coding sequence ATGTATTCTGAAAAGAAATTAATCGATAAAATAAAAGTCTTTGGTATTTTTGCGGCGATTCCGGTGTTTGTATTTCTAACCGTTGTCATCATTCCATTTGTAGTGGGGATTTTTATGACGGTAACCAATTCAACAGGAACGAACATCTCAACAGAATTTGTTGGGTTTAAGAATTATCTTGATGCTTTTAGTGATCCTAAGTTTTTAGAGTCCATTATTTTAACCTTTAAATACACATTTTGGTCATTAATTTTAACCAATTTAATTGCATTTGTTTTAGCGTTATTAGTAACTAGTGGTTTTAAAGGGCAAAACTTTTTCCGAATGGGCTTTTTTACACCTAATTTAATCGGTGGCGTCATTCTTGGTTTTATCTGGCAATTTGTCTTTTCACGGATTTTAGTTTATCTAGGAACTTCTTTTGATATTGGGTTATTTAATGGTTCTTGGCTAGCGGATCCTGATAAATCCTTATGGGCGTTGATTATTGTCGGAATTTGGCAGAATTCAGGTTACATGATGTTGCTTTATATTGCCGGATTATCTGGTATTCCAAAATCGTTAATTGAAGCAGCCGAATTAGATGGAGCAAATAGCTGGCAAATTCTACAAAAAATCAAGCTACCAATGATGTTGCCATCATTTACAATCAGTATCTTTTTGACGCTACAACGTAGCTTTATGGTTTACGATACGAATCTGTCTTTAACAAAGGGCGGACCTTATCGTTCAACCGAATTAATTTCAATGCATGTTTATAATGATGCATTTTTATATCAAAATTACGGTATGGGACAAGCTAAAGCGATTATTTTATTTGTCATTGTAGCGACAATTGCTTTAACACAAGTAGCTGTTATGAAGAGAAAAGAGGTTGAAGCATAG
- the gtfA gene encoding sucrose phosphorylase produces the protein MKIKNQAMLITYSDSLGKNLNELHQVLETHLKDVVGGVHLLPFYPSSGDRGFAPMDYTKVDEAFGEWEDVKKISEKYYFMMDFMINHISQKSPYFQDFLAKKDQSAYKDMFIRYKDFWPNGEPTQADVDLIYKRKPRAPYVEVTFADGTKEKVWCTFDEQQIDLDVTTETTRNFIKEQLEFLAEQGASIIRLDAFAYANKKIGTNDFFVEPDIWEMLDFCSQLVTPYETIVLPEIHEHYTIQQKIANQDYYVYDFALPMLVLHGLYSGSVQRLVHWMTICPRKQFTTLDTHDGIGIVDVKDLLTDEEIELTRESLYSQGANVKKIYSSEAYNNLDIYQINCTYYSALGNDDRAYTLARAIQCFAPGIPQIYYVGLLAGENDIALLESSKEGRNINRHYYDLAEIQQEVQRPVVQNLFELLKFRNRSTAFSGTFSVEQLDEQTVLITWENQDVKATLNANLATKEFIIQETIDGKTEEIFSQK, from the coding sequence TTGAAAATAAAGAATCAAGCAATGCTAATTACGTATTCGGATAGCTTAGGGAAAAATCTAAACGAGTTGCATCAAGTGTTAGAGACTCATTTAAAGGATGTCGTGGGCGGTGTGCATTTGCTTCCATTTTACCCGTCATCTGGTGATCGAGGTTTTGCACCAATGGATTATACGAAGGTTGATGAAGCGTTTGGTGAGTGGGAAGACGTTAAAAAAATTAGCGAGAAGTATTATTTTATGATGGATTTCATGATTAACCATATTTCACAAAAATCACCTTATTTTCAAGATTTTTTAGCTAAGAAAGATCAATCAGCGTACAAAGATATGTTTATTCGGTACAAAGATTTTTGGCCAAATGGAGAACCCACTCAAGCGGATGTTGATTTAATCTATAAGCGCAAGCCGAGAGCGCCTTATGTTGAGGTGACTTTTGCTGATGGCACAAAGGAAAAGGTCTGGTGTACCTTTGACGAGCAGCAGATTGATTTAGATGTTACGACGGAAACCACAAGAAATTTTATCAAGGAACAACTAGAGTTTCTTGCAGAACAGGGCGCGTCGATTATTCGTCTAGATGCTTTCGCCTATGCAAATAAAAAAATTGGAACCAATGATTTCTTTGTGGAACCAGATATTTGGGAGATGTTGGATTTTTGTAGTCAACTTGTGACGCCGTATGAGACTATCGTTTTACCTGAAATCCACGAACATTATACGATTCAACAAAAAATTGCGAATCAAGATTATTATGTCTATGACTTTGCGTTGCCAATGTTGGTTTTACATGGATTATACAGTGGGAGTGTGCAACGACTTGTTCATTGGATGACCATCTGTCCTCGAAAGCAATTTACCACGTTAGACACTCATGATGGCATTGGGATAGTGGATGTCAAAGATTTATTGACGGATGAAGAGATAGAACTCACGCGAGAATCGTTGTACAGTCAAGGAGCTAACGTGAAAAAGATTTATAGCTCAGAGGCGTACAATAATTTAGATATTTATCAGATTAACTGCACCTACTATAGCGCTCTAGGTAATGACGATCGAGCATACACGTTAGCTCGGGCTATTCAGTGTTTTGCTCCTGGGATTCCGCAGATTTATTACGTGGGCTTACTGGCTGGGGAAAATGATATTGCGTTATTAGAGTCGTCAAAAGAAGGACGAAATATCAACCGTCATTACTATGATTTAGCAGAAATTCAACAAGAAGTTCAAAGACCAGTTGTCCAGAACTTATTTGAACTATTGAAGTTTAGAAACCGTTCTACGGCGTTCTCTGGGACTTTTTCTGTAGAGCAACTAGACGAGCAGACAGTGTTAATTACATGGGAAAATCAAGATGTGAAAGCGACTTTAAATGCCAATCTAGCTACTAAAGAGTTTATTATTCAGGAGACGATTGACGGAAAGACTGAGGAAATCTTTAGTCAAAAATAA
- a CDS encoding ABC transporter ATP-binding protein, with translation MEIIKFNNVSKKLKRKLILDEVSFTIDDGVICGFSGPNGSGKSMIFKTIIGFLNPDEGNVIVNGKQIRKDELFASDVAFSMDNEGILEEFSARKNLELISLLNDKPKTAEKIKELLEYVGLKQDEKKVKEFSLGMKKRLSLACALISDSPIIILDEPTNALDDKGKVFLKKLILTQKNEGKTVLVSSHDRLFLEEISDRIINISEGRIV, from the coding sequence ATGGAAATTATCAAGTTTAATAATGTATCCAAGAAACTTAAGCGCAAACTGATTTTAGATGAAGTCAGCTTTACTATTGATGATGGAGTAATCTGTGGTTTTAGTGGTCCGAATGGATCTGGAAAATCAATGATATTTAAAACAATTATTGGTTTTTTAAATCCAGATGAAGGAAATGTAATTGTTAATGGAAAGCAGATAAGAAAAGATGAATTGTTTGCAAGTGATGTAGCTTTTTCAATGGATAATGAAGGCATATTGGAAGAATTTTCAGCGCGTAAAAATTTAGAATTAATCAGTCTATTAAATGACAAGCCAAAGACGGCTGAGAAAATTAAAGAATTATTGGAATATGTTGGATTGAAGCAAGATGAGAAAAAAGTAAAAGAATTTTCACTTGGAATGAAAAAAAGATTATCTTTAGCCTGCGCCTTAATTTCGGATTCACCAATTATCATTTTAGACGAACCGACCAATGCATTAGATGATAAAGGGAAAGTCTTTTTAAAAAAATTAATTTTAACTCAAAAAAACGAGGGGAAGACTGTACTAGTATCTAGTCACGATCGACTATTCTTAGAAGAAATTAGTGACCGAATTATCAACATATCAGAGGGTAGAATTGTTTAA
- a CDS encoding FAD-binding oxidoreductase — MIQWITDSQEKRKYIIDWWPAIAKWPEGKIQAHLPEIVAVPETVLEAQEAIKYAFDHHLAVVPFGGASGVLGGIVPEKPSLTIDMQKITGIVDFDEKNLLITVNAGLFGRELEDYLNERGYTTGHYPQSIDLATVGGLVATKSAGTFSSKYGNIEDMVQCLEVILPNGELYTNHNIPRSATGPHIPNLFIGSEGTLGLITKVTLKVRKIPERTEFRGIEFNSLQEAIQVARDFYLRDIVPAVIRIYNADEAQNLYNKIKRQSDKVLMIVGIVGAETVVPELLKQVLLTAEKRDGVDIGSEIGTRWEEHRYNADWLKEGNSEDTIIADAIEISANWRELAKIFEVVSGKLEGKVAKLWAHCSHFYPSGGNIYFIVFAEGKDREDTLNQFNEIWSIIMENVLAEGGSTAHHHGIGRQRLPWFKQEIGDSYDILKEIKTALDPEKVFNPGLLDL, encoded by the coding sequence ATGATTCAGTGGATTACGGATTCTCAAGAGAAAAGAAAGTACATCATCGACTGGTGGCCAGCAATTGCAAAATGGCCTGAGGGAAAAATTCAAGCTCATTTGCCAGAAATCGTTGCCGTTCCAGAGACAGTTCTAGAAGCACAAGAAGCAATTAAGTATGCATTTGACCATCATTTAGCAGTAGTTCCGTTTGGTGGAGCTTCAGGAGTCTTGGGTGGAATCGTTCCAGAAAAACCATCTTTAACGATTGATATGCAAAAAATTACAGGCATTGTTGATTTTGATGAAAAGAATTTATTGATTACAGTGAATGCTGGGTTATTCGGTCGTGAGCTGGAAGATTATCTGAATGAACGTGGTTATACAACTGGTCATTATCCTCAATCAATTGATTTGGCAACGGTTGGTGGTCTGGTGGCAACAAAATCGGCAGGAACATTTAGTAGCAAATATGGAAATATTGAAGATATGGTGCAGTGTTTGGAAGTTATTTTACCAAATGGCGAACTGTATACAAATCATAATATTCCTCGCTCTGCAACAGGCCCACATATTCCGAATTTATTTATTGGTTCAGAAGGGACGCTAGGATTGATTACAAAAGTAACGTTAAAAGTCAGAAAAATACCTGAAAGAACTGAATTTCGTGGGATTGAATTTAATTCATTACAAGAGGCGATTCAAGTTGCTCGTGATTTTTATTTAAGAGATATTGTTCCAGCAGTTATTCGGATTTACAACGCAGATGAGGCTCAAAATCTATATAATAAAATCAAGCGCCAGTCAGATAAGGTTTTAATGATTGTCGGGATTGTAGGAGCAGAAACGGTTGTACCAGAATTATTAAAGCAAGTTTTATTGACAGCTGAAAAACGTGATGGTGTGGATATTGGTTCTGAAATCGGAACTCGTTGGGAAGAGCATCGCTATAACGCAGATTGGTTAAAAGAAGGCAATTCAGAAGATACGATTATTGCAGATGCTATTGAGATTAGCGCAAATTGGCGTGAACTAGCTAAAATATTTGAAGTTGTCTCTGGAAAATTAGAAGGCAAAGTCGCTAAACTCTGGGCTCATTGTTCGCATTTTTATCCAAGTGGTGGGAATATTTATTTCATTGTTTTTGCAGAAGGAAAAGATCGAGAAGATACCTTGAATCAATTCAATGAAATCTGGTCAATCATTATGGAGAATGTTCTTGCAGAAGGTGGTTCAACAGCGCATCATCATGGAATTGGACGTCAACGTTTGCCGTGGTTTAAGCAAGAGATCGGTGATTCATACGACATTCTTAAGGAAATTAAAACAGCTCTTGATCCAGAAAAAGTTTTTAACCCAGGGCTATTAGATTTATAA